Proteins co-encoded in one Candidatus Neomarinimicrobiota bacterium genomic window:
- the cysN gene encoding sulfate adenylyltransferase subunit CysN, with protein MATNNLQTSKLPNLQTQGIEDFLAQDERKDLLRLLTAGSVDDGKSTLIGRLLHDSKKLYDDQLATLERDSKRVGNAGEEIDYALLLDGLKAEREQGITIDVAYRYFSTSKRKFIIADTPGHEQYTRNMVTGASTAHLAIILIDARKGVITQTRRHSFLISLLGIKHVIVAVNKMDLVEYDQGVFEAIRDDYLEFTTRLDIPDIQFVPLSALKGDNIVDPGENMSWHHGPSIMNLLETIPISADRNFVDFRFPIQYVSRPNLNFRGFAGRLSSGILRKGDEVIVLPSGKSSTVKSMESMGQEVKFAFPPQSIMLTLEDEIDISRGDMLVRRNNQPQVERHFEAMLVWMDEAPLDTNQQFIIKHTTQKTKARIDTIRYIIDVNTLHRSEKSEFQLNEIGRVVITSSRPLLFDSYRKNRQTGSFILIDPLTNNTVAVGMIIDRVSSETLPSKIAYQHGAEIDRSLITRAERQQQFGQQPLTYWITGLHASGKNELAYELERALFDQGKTVVVLDGAKLRSGLNRELGFDKADRDENLRRVAEMAKLLNDQGLIVIAVFISPDRETRLQVKEIIGSQTYKEIFVNTPLERCLEQDEKGLYQKADKGLLKHFPGVDISYESGTADITLENTDTVDIADLI; from the coding sequence GCCCAAGATGAAAGAAAAGACCTCCTCCGCCTCCTCACAGCTGGCTCTGTGGATGACGGAAAATCAACCCTCATCGGTCGTTTGCTTCATGATTCAAAAAAACTGTATGATGATCAGTTGGCCACTCTGGAGCGGGATTCAAAACGGGTGGGGAATGCCGGTGAAGAAATTGATTACGCTCTTTTGCTGGATGGGCTGAAGGCTGAGCGTGAGCAGGGGATAACCATTGATGTGGCGTATCGATATTTCTCCACTTCAAAGCGTAAATTCATCATTGCGGATACGCCGGGACACGAGCAATATACACGCAATATGGTCACGGGTGCTTCCACAGCCCACCTGGCCATCATTCTCATCGATGCCCGTAAAGGTGTGATTACCCAGACCAGGCGTCATTCATTTTTGATCTCACTTCTGGGTATTAAGCACGTGATCGTGGCAGTGAATAAAATGGATCTGGTAGAGTATGACCAGGGGGTGTTTGAAGCGATTCGAGATGACTATCTGGAATTTACCACGCGGTTGGATATCCCAGACATCCAGTTTGTACCCCTTTCGGCCTTGAAAGGTGACAATATTGTTGACCCAGGTGAGAACATGTCCTGGCATCACGGTCCTAGTATCATGAACTTGCTGGAGACTATTCCCATCTCAGCTGATCGAAATTTTGTCGATTTCAGGTTTCCCATTCAATATGTCTCACGACCCAACTTGAATTTCCGAGGTTTTGCCGGACGTCTGTCCTCTGGAATCCTCCGCAAGGGCGATGAAGTGATTGTCCTGCCGTCGGGGAAATCCAGTACTGTCAAATCGATGGAGTCAATGGGCCAAGAGGTAAAGTTTGCTTTCCCGCCCCAGAGTATCATGCTGACCCTGGAGGATGAGATCGATATCAGTCGGGGAGATATGCTGGTTCGTCGGAATAATCAACCCCAGGTGGAACGTCATTTTGAAGCCATGTTGGTTTGGATGGATGAAGCTCCCCTTGACACGAATCAACAATTCATTATCAAGCACACGACACAGAAGACCAAAGCCAGAATAGATACAATTCGTTATATAATTGATGTCAATACCTTGCATCGATCCGAAAAATCTGAGTTTCAACTGAATGAGATCGGTCGAGTTGTCATCACATCTTCAAGACCATTATTATTTGACAGCTATCGTAAGAATCGTCAGACTGGCAGCTTTATTCTCATTGATCCATTGACCAACAATACAGTTGCAGTAGGCATGATCATTGATCGGGTCAGCTCTGAGACATTGCCTTCCAAAATCGCTTACCAGCATGGTGCAGAGATCGATAGAAGTCTAATAACCCGTGCTGAACGTCAACAACAATTCGGACAACAACCCTTGACCTATTGGATCACCGGTTTACATGCTTCAGGAAAAAATGAGTTGGCTTACGAGTTGGAAAGGGCGCTTTTTGATCAGGGTAAAACAGTCGTTGTTTTGGATGGGGCTAAATTACGATCCGGATTAAACCGTGAGCTTGGTTTCGATAAGGCAGATCGTGATGAGAATCTCAGACGGGTCGCAGAAATGGCCAAGCTTTTGAATGACCAGGGATTGATAGTAATTGCTGTTTTTATCTCACCGGATCGGGAGACTCGTCTCCAGGTTAAAGAGATCATCGGGTCGCAGACTTATAAAGAGATCTTTGTGAATACACCACTTGAGCGTTGTCTGGAGCAAGATGAAAAGGGGCTTTACCAAAAGGCTGACAAGGGGTTGCTTAAGCATTTCCCCGGAGTAGATATTTCCTATGAATCCGGTACTGCAGATATAACGCTTGAAAATACTGATACTGTGGATATCGCTGATTTGATTTAA